CCAGGAAACATTAAATCTTATAAACCAGGAAACATTAAATCTTATAAAAATGTAAGCGTTCAGGAATCAGCCATCAGTTGTCAGCATTTAGCCATCTTTTAGCTAAAAAAGCGAACTGATTACAGGAGAAACTGGGCATGTCCCAGGAGTGGACACAAACGACGATGAAAATTAATGGGACGCAGATTTACAGGATTTACAAGATTTTAAAGAAAAACTACTAAGGCACTCTAAAAACATCAAGAAACACTAATGGAATAACTATAGAAATACAATAATAAAAAATTAATTTTAATCCTGTTCATCTGCGAAAATCTGCGTCCCAATTTACATTTTCAGGAGAAACGCTCATGCCCACAGGAAGTGGGCACAAAGAAAGATGAAAAATGGGTTTGAGGGTTTAATGGTTCAGGTGAAATCAGGTTGAAGCCTGCGGCTACCAGCCTTCCCGAGTCCCGAACCCCGAGTCCCGATTTTCAGGTAAACATTTAAACTGATTGGAGGTAAAAATAGTGGTTGTAACAACAGAAAAAGAAAAAAAAGTAGAAAAAAAGATTGATGAGTTAACCGTAGATAAAGCATCGATGGAAATGCTACAAAAAGCTAGAACGGCTAACATTGAGACCGTGTGGGATAGACACGAGAAGATGAGTCCGAGGTGTAAATTTGGAGAAGGGGGAATATGTTGTCGTGAATGCGGAAAAGGTCCCTGTCGAATTACGCCTAAGGCACCACAGGGTGTTTGTGGTGCAGATGACGGTTTGATTGCCGCAAGAAATCTGGCTAAAATGACCGTGGGTGGCTCTGCCGCTCACTCAGACCACGGTCGCGCTGTTGCTGAAATATTCCTCGCCGCGGCTAAAGGGGAAGCCCCTGGCTACCAGATTAAAGATGAAATAAGACTTCATCAGGTCGCAAAATTATTTGGGATAAACACCGTAGAAAAGACAAATCAGGAAATTGCCATTGAAGTTGGCGAACTTGCCTTATCAGAATTTGGTAAGCAAGATGACGAATTAACATTCATTAAACGAGCTCCGGAAAAAAGACAGGAAATCTGGAAAAAACTGGGGATTGTCCCAGGAGGTATAGACCGCGAGGTAGTTTATCTAATGCATCAGATTCATACCGGCGTAAGTGATGATGTTGAGGATATTTCTTTAGCCAATTTCAGGTGTAGTCTGGCAGATGGTTGGGGAGGGTCAATGATTGCGACTGAACTTCAAGATGTCCTTTTTGGTGCCCCTGTCCCCGTGAGGTCACGGGCCAACCTGGGTGTGCTTAAAGAAGATGAGGTAAATATCATTGTTCATGGACATGAACCGATATTATCTGAACTGGTCGTTGCCGTTTCTTCAGAGCCAGAAATGATTCAATTAGCAAAAGAGCAAGGAGCAAAAGGTATAAATATTGCAGGAATGTGTTGCACGGCAAATGAAATCCTTATGCGACACGGCATTCTGCTTGCAGGTAATTTCTTACAACAAGAACTGGCAATTATGACTGGCGCGGTGGAGGCGATGATTGTGGATGTCCAATGTATTATGCAATCCCTGACTCCGGTTGCCTCCTGTTTTCATACCAAAATAATTACCACCTCAAAAAAGGCAAAAATTCCAGGTGCAATCCATATCGAGTTTGATGAACACGATGCCATAAATACCGCAAAAGAGATTGTTAAACGGGCTGTCTTGAATTTCAAAAATCGCAAAAAAGATGTCGTTATCCCAAAACAATCTATGGAATTAATTGCCGGCTTTACCCATGAATATGTCAATTATATGCTTGGTGGAAGGTTTCGGGCTTCTTACCGCCCACTTAATGACAATGTTATCAATGGTCGGATAAAAGGTGTGGTTGGAATTGTGGGATGTAATAATCCAAAGGTGAAATATGATGCGGTGCATCTTGAAGTTACCAGAGAACTTATTGCCAATGATATTTTAGTTGTGCAGACAGGCTGTGCGGCGATAGCCTGTGCTAAGGAAGGATTATTATTACCAGAGGCCGCGGTGAAATATGCGGGTAAGGGATTAGCTGAGGTCTGTGAGGCAGTTGGTATGCCACCTGTGCTCCATTGTGGTTCCTGTGTGGATAATTCCCGCATCCTTATTGCCTGCACCGAAATGGTTCGTGAAGGTGGACTTGGGAATGATATTTCAGAATTACCTGTAGTTGGAATCGCACCAGAATGGATGTCCGAAAAGGCAATCGCCATTGGGCATTATGTTGTTGCCTCTGGAATTTTTACCATATTTGGCGTCACCTATCCTGTCATTGGCAGTGAATCAGCAAAAAAGATGGTTTTTGAGAAATATGGCGAGCTTGTCGATGGCAAATTTGCTTTAGCCGTTACTCCATCAGAGATTGTCAATCTCACGATTGACCACATCAATAAAAAACGCAAGGCACTTGGAATTGATAAACCCAAAGAAAGAATATTGTATGATATGGAGATGAGACGAGAGCTTAAGTTTTAGTAAAGGGGGCTTTGGGGTCAGACCTCGAAAGCAGAATTAATCAAATTAAGTACCTGTTTAGCGTGGTCAGAGAACATGAAGGAAAAGTATCGAGTTATTACAAAACTATTTGAAATACAATAAGTTTTGTAATACAAAATTAAAAATTA
This window of the bacterium genome carries:
- the cooS gene encoding anaerobic carbon-monoxide dehydrogenase catalytic subunit; the encoded protein is MVVTTEKEKKVEKKIDELTVDKASMEMLQKARTANIETVWDRHEKMSPRCKFGEGGICCRECGKGPCRITPKAPQGVCGADDGLIAARNLAKMTVGGSAAHSDHGRAVAEIFLAAAKGEAPGYQIKDEIRLHQVAKLFGINTVEKTNQEIAIEVGELALSEFGKQDDELTFIKRAPEKRQEIWKKLGIVPGGIDREVVYLMHQIHTGVSDDVEDISLANFRCSLADGWGGSMIATELQDVLFGAPVPVRSRANLGVLKEDEVNIIVHGHEPILSELVVAVSSEPEMIQLAKEQGAKGINIAGMCCTANEILMRHGILLAGNFLQQELAIMTGAVEAMIVDVQCIMQSLTPVASCFHTKIITTSKKAKIPGAIHIEFDEHDAINTAKEIVKRAVLNFKNRKKDVVIPKQSMELIAGFTHEYVNYMLGGRFRASYRPLNDNVINGRIKGVVGIVGCNNPKVKYDAVHLEVTRELIANDILVVQTGCAAIACAKEGLLLPEAAVKYAGKGLAEVCEAVGMPPVLHCGSCVDNSRILIACTEMVREGGLGNDISELPVVGIAPEWMSEKAIAIGHYVVASGIFTIFGVTYPVIGSESAKKMVFEKYGELVDGKFALAVTPSEIVNLTIDHINKKRKALGIDKPKERILYDMEMRRELKF